cagtcccatgtttgcttgatttcctaTCTACATGGGACTGTTATAAATTTATGGGCAGAATAGTAGTTAGGTTTTTTTTGTACATAACTGCAaagtaaaaattaaatatttttgaaatattgtaATGCAATATTACTATCGATCATgacttttttcgtttttttttgttatacataTCCGGTATGCAGTTCTCGCTATGAGTATCTTAAAGATTAATGATCATTCCCCCTAATagtgaaatgatttttttctcaatttatcAGGTTTGTgtcttcataaaagttgtagcaaaagttctcctaaAAACCTTTGTCGAAGACGCTAAGTTcgtaattccgttacttttggaGACTTGTTACGTTTGTTTGTTACAACCTGTGCGGTGCACAACGTGTAAAACTGGAACGGGAAACGGACTTTTTCTTCCGGGGGTGCagtcaaaattttgaaactggGTAACACTCAACAGGCCATAGACCAACATGCAATTCTTGATGCAAATCAATTGCATCAATTGTAAGTCGTCCTTGTGCTACATGGTCGCGAAGAAAGTGGTGCTTCACATCAATGTGCTTAACACGCTTGTTCTCTGTATTGGCGGCCATCAAAATGCATACACGGTTgtcttcaaaaattttgaacGCCATATTCGGTTGGACTTGTTTGAGGTCCTGGAGGATTCCGTGCAGCCACAGCCCTTCGAAAGCCGCGGCACTCAAGGCTGCATACTCTGCTTCGCACGACGATTGTTGCTTGCGGCTAGCCCAGGACACGGTGTTACCATAAACCTTGAAAATGTAGCCGCTAACAGATTTTCTATCTTCAGTGTCCGACGCCCAGTCGGCGTCTGCGTATCCGACTAGTGCCTCAGCGTCGTTGTGCTGCTTGTACTGAAGTTTGAGGTTCTTCGTACCCTTCATGTACCGAACTACTCTCTTCAGCGCTTGCCAGTGAGTTTCACCAGGTTGATTTTGGAAGCGCCCCAGGTATCCAACCGCATAGCATATGTCGGGTCGGACACACAACATTGTGTACATAAGGCTGCCCAGCAACTCACGGTACGGATGCGACACAGGATTCACAGATCGCGCCGGTAGGAGACAGTCCTTCTCCATTGGAGTATTGACGGGATTGCACTGTTGCATTCCGAACTTTGCTAGAACACGGGCCACAGCAGCTGCATCAGGGACATCTTACCGGTGGCGCTATCGTATCGGATCTTGATTCCGAGGAAGTGGTTTATACCGCCGCAGTCCGTCATCTGAAGCTTCTTGAACAGTGCACGCTTGATTTCCTGCACCAGGTTTAGCCGATCGGATGCGATCAGCAAATCGTCCACATAGATGATGATGAATACCCTCCCTCGATCGTCGATCCTGGTATACAGACAGTAGTCGTGTCGCGAACGAGCAAAGCCGAAATCCAGTAGGAGGTCGTTCAGCTTGCTGTTCCAACAGCGTGGGCTTTGCTTCAGTCCGTAGAGTGAACGTTCCAGCTTGCATTCGAGGTGCGGTGGTTCCGTAATGCCTTCAGGTATGGCCATATACACATCTTCTTCCAGCTCACCGTACAGGAACGCGGTCTTCACATCGAGTTGGTGAACGTGCATCCTACGGTGGACTGCTACAGCAAGTACGGTTCGGATTGTTGTCAACTTCGCGACGGGGGAATACGTTTCGATGTGGTCGATGCCGGCCTTCTGCAGGAATCCTTTCGCCACCAGGCGTGCCTTGTAACGAACTGGTTCGCCTCGGTCGTCTGGCTTGATTCTGAAGACCCATTTCGATTTAAGCGGAACCACGCCAGCTGGACATCTCACCAATCGCCAAACATGGTTGTCCGCCAACGACTGCAATTCTTCACCGATTGCTTGCTGCCAAAGGGTTTCGTCAGCTCGTCCAGCGATTTCCTTGTACGCCTCAGGAACATCGAAGATCAAACGCTCAGCCTCATCTCGTGCATCGGAACCGTCGAATGGCGCATTTGGAACGTTCTGTACAGCATCTGTAGAAGGAGACTGCGCGGCAGTGAAAAGTTTCCcaaccagaaattctttcaacttACCGGGGAGTCTGCGCTCCCGTTCGCTGCGCCTCGGGGTTACCATTTCGAGGTTTGAACCACGGTCTAGTTGCGAAGGGAGCGCTCCGGTTTCGTCAACTTCGTTTTCACCctcgtcgtcatcatcgtcagTCAGAATGTCATCTTGTTGAGCCACGAGTGGCTGATTGGTTTGAACAGACCGCACCGGGTGGTGCACGTCTTCCTTGTCTTGATCCTCGAACTCGTACGGAACAACAACCAATGGAGCTTCATCACGGATCTTGGTGGCAAATGGAAAACTGCTCTCATCAAACTTCACATCTCTGGCAAGGAATAACTGTCTCTTCTCTTTATCCCACAGGCGGTATGCATTCGGCGCGTAGCcgatccaagatttttttatgtacaggttatccgacttgtcaatatccacaactcagccatcttggatttttgtatggaatttatgctcgtttgtttacgttttgcactgaaaatgtatgtttccctcccacgctggttattcccatctactgacgaagtcggataacctgtacataaaaaaatcttgagccGATCATCACAGCAGGCTTGCTTTTTGGCTCAAGTTTTCTCCTCTGTGTCGCTGACAGCCAAGCAAATGCTTTGCATCCGAAGACACGCAATTTCTTCAGATCCGGTTTGTGACCAGTCCACATTTCGGCAGGAGTCTTCCAGCCAGATATCGCATTGGTTGGACTTCTATTCGTCAGGTACACCGCCGCTAGGACCGCTTCATTCCATAGAGTCTTCGGAACGTGGGCTTCAATAAGCATCGCACGCACCTTTTCGACGATTGTCCGATTGAACCGTTCGGACACCCCATTTTGCTGTGGTGTGTAGGTTGCGGTTGGCTCGATCTGGATCCCTTTGGAAACGTAGAACGCACGCTGATCTTTAGAGCAGTACTCACTCCCTTGATTGACAGTCAGCTTCGAAATTGAGTGCTCCAGAGCAGCACTAGGCATGGCCTCGTATTCCTTGAATTTTTGAAACACCTCGGACTTCTTCTTGATGGGATAAGCTACTGCGAAGTGCGTGTAATCATCAATAAAGGTGACGAAGTACCGAGAACCATCCTCGCTCTAGAGGTCTTGCAGCACGAGCTCTAGTATCCGTGAATGGTTCTCCGCACTGCTTTCTGAGAACACAAACATCACAGAAATCCAATTTACCTGGCTCCTCGGGAATACCTGTTACCATTCCGTGCTTAACGAGTGCTTGCATGTTCCTTTCTCCCAAATGGCCAAGTCGACGGTGCCACAGGTTACCGTTCGCAGCTCCACACATGTTGGCCGCCACAGTATCGACAAACAGATCGAGCTCGTAAAAATCGCCCCGCATGGGACATCTTGCAATCAGCTCTCCTTCGTGCTTCAAGATGGCTTCCGTTTTCGAAAACGTGACATTCAGGTCCGCTTTTGCCATCTTCTTCTCAGACAGCAAATTCGCTCGGAGATCTGGTACGTAGAGGACATCCTTCAGGCTGATTTGATTGCCTTCTTTGTTGACGCCCTTAATCGTGCCTCGGTGCCAGGAAACCAGAGATTGGTCATCTTTCGCCACGTTGATTATGACGGGTTGCTTCAGCTTCGTGAGATCGGCGAAACAGTGGTTCACGTCCACAAGATGGTCGGTGGCTCCATAATCCAGCTTGAAGGACACCACACCATCGTCCTGTGTGCGAACGCACTTTCCGGTCATGAAAACCACCGCCTTACCTCCGGAAGCAGCGTTAGCTTCAGCATGCACATCCGTCTTCAACTTCACGCGACAGTCCTTGGCCTTGTGTCCCTTCTTCTGACAGCGGTTGCACTTTCCGGTAAACTTACCAGGTTTCTGCTTCGATCCTTGGAATGCTGATGGTTTCTCTTGAGAGTTGACTACCCGGTCGGTATTCTTGAGTTCCTAGGCAGAAGGCGCTCGCGAAAAACATCCAGCTTCAAATTATCCTCACCAAGATTTTCCAACGCAGTAACCAACGGATCGAACGATTCGGGAAGGGTGGCAAACAGCTGGGACGTTTTCTTCAAGCTTCGCCCCGGTCAGCTTCAGTTGTCGGATCAGCTCTTCGAATGTCTTCAGGTGATCTTTCACGGATGAACCCTCAGCCATTCGCAGCTTCGCAAGTTGCTTTCTGACGAATGTCTGCGACGAGACGGACTTCTTGGCGTAGACGGCTTCAAGGCTGCTCCAAACTTCCTTTGCCGTCTCCTTGTCCCTGACAAGATCCAGCAGATCGTCATGGATGAATGAGATCAGCAGGTACGCCGCTTTACCGTCTTCTTCCTGGAACTTCGCAAGCTCGGCCGGTTCCGCTGGAGGATCCTTCTTGATGCCATCCAATAGCTTCACGGACTTCAAATACTTCTCCACTCGAAAACGCCAATTGTCAAAGCCGGTGCCCGAGAACAACGGGATCCCGTGGACCGAATCCTTGCGTGAGTCGCCCATAACCTCTTGATGGTCGGAATAAAATAGAACAGCAGTTTAACAGCAGAAAACTATTTATTCAACTTGTTCGGTGGAGAGCTTGAACAGGAATGAATGATTTGCTACAATTGTTTATTCAATAAAACTTATGTTGCTATGGAGGCCTTCGGTCTCCAAGGAGGTCATCAGCATACTTTGTTGCCGATTTACTCCAACAGCAATCCTTGTGCAAGGCGAACCGATATCCACAAAAGATTACCGGAAGAGTCTTATAGTGGATCGGCTCGCTGGGACACAATGTTGTCTCTTGTTGAGGCTCCAGCAGCGGGGATTTTGACTGAGGAAAGCAACAGATTGTCTGTGTGTAGTCGAAACGGTGTCCACATTAGATTACCATCGATATCATCGGCAGCACTGCCTCGTGTCGCGGTTTCTTTCGTCTCCGTGAatattattaagttttttttctaattttctaaattatccgGTGGCTGCTGGAGTACCGGTAACCTAAGTTGCCTCCCTTGCGCCGTGCACCTGTAGCTAGTGAAGATTCTACGGAAAAGACCCTACTTTTCTAAAAATCGTCGTTTGATTCGCGAGTGCCCCTAGCAAGAAAATAGGCTGCCCGACCTAACCTCAAAGTGTATGCTGTTTgttatgcagcgtacacaccagtcaagcagtttgacgaacattgactccgcccccaagaaaacgcttcggttgctgctttgtttgaacgtgtgtgaagttgttcgaacaaccatttgacagttggcggctcggttggagaaaattaaaacggtttgattttggtttgagttttcGGGGTTGGAGTCAAGgctcgccgaacatgtttgagcatttgtagtgaagttgcacaaacccccatatattttttgatggttggtgctcaagttggcgcttcggtcgttcgtgtgtgatattgttggtcgaataaattgattgttcgtgccgctgttggtaaaacttgatggatgtttgaataaacgagaggtggagtcaatgttggtcaaactgcttgaccgtgtgtacgttccattattattccattattattccattccattattattgattttcgtatgaattgtACGCGTAGTGGTTTTCTATCACCATgagcaaagaagaagacaaGTGTGGTCTATGCAAATCTTGCAGTCCACCAACCAAGGGGAAAAAGTCTGCGAAGAAAACCCAAAACATCCGTTGGATTTGTTGTGACAGTTGTAATGTTTGGTTTCACCTCGTGTGTGTGCGGATTAGCGACGCCCTATGCAACGACATCCTGCAGTACACATTCTTCTGTGAAAACTGCGTCATCCGTGGCAACCTTTTTCTGAAACCGGCGAACGTTAACCCTTTTAGTGATGAGCTTTTGCAACTACAGAAGGCTGTTCAAGATCTATCAGCTGAGTTAAAAAAGTTGCAGACACCTCTGGACAGTGTCCGgtgcgccagtaagaagcagtTGGATCAATGCTGAACAGAATAAACAAAGCGGAACAAACGGATTGCAAACGTGGTATGTCACGTCCAAATCATCGAGGGAGGCGCAAAGCTAGCAAATATTTGCGCTCAAAGGGTGAATATGTCTCGGCTCGCCATTAACAAG
The nucleotide sequence above comes from Armigeres subalbatus isolate Guangzhou_Male chromosome 3, GZ_Asu_2, whole genome shotgun sequence. Encoded proteins:
- the LOC134223065 gene encoding uncharacterized protein LOC134223065; translated protein: MQQCNPVNTPMEKDCLLPARSVNPVSHPYRELLGSLMYTMLCVRPDICYAVGYLGRFQNQPGETHWQALKRVVRYMKGTKNLKLQYKQHNDAEALVGYADADWASDTEDRKSVSGYIFKVYGNTVSWASRKQQSSCEAEYAALSAAAFEGLWLHGILQDLKQVQPNMAFKIFEDNRVCILMAANTENKRVKHIDVKHHFLRDHVAQGRLTIDAIDLHQELHVVTNKRNKSPKVTELRT